Proteins co-encoded in one Actinomycetota bacterium genomic window:
- a CDS encoding TetR/AcrR family transcriptional regulator, which yields MARKYRMSTRAATVDSTRTKIVEAAVRVHARQGIATSSWEDIAREAGVALATVYRHFPSPDSLLPECARAVFQGARLPTLRQASEEFAGIDSPTERLEKLVRESCRCYEQAEEWLNVAFREAHLVPALAAEISILRSSLDTLVRAALGESASESGATQGVSAIVDFPFWKSLIDRGVQPSDACRTVTRLAASHLQTEDVDPSQG from the coding sequence ATGGCTAGGAAGTATCGCATGTCGACCCGGGCTGCAACGGTCGACTCGACCAGGACGAAGATCGTCGAAGCTGCAGTACGGGTGCACGCTCGGCAGGGAATCGCCACCTCGAGCTGGGAGGACATTGCCCGCGAGGCGGGAGTAGCGCTCGCCACCGTTTACCGGCACTTTCCCTCGCCTGACAGCCTGCTTCCGGAGTGCGCCCGAGCCGTGTTCCAGGGGGCAAGGCTGCCGACCCTGCGCCAGGCTTCCGAGGAATTTGCCGGAATTGACAGTCCTACGGAGCGGCTGGAGAAACTGGTCCGGGAGTCCTGCCGCTGCTACGAACAAGCCGAAGAATGGCTGAACGTAGCCTTCAGGGAGGCTCACCTTGTTCCGGCCCTTGCGGCGGAGATTAGTATCCTGCGCAGCTCCCTCGACACCCTCGTCCGGGCAGCTTTGGGCGAGAGCGCCTCAGAGTCAGGGGCAACGCAGGGAGTGAGCGCAATCGTCGACTTTCCGTTCTGGAAATCGCTGATCGACCGGGGAGTACAGCCCTCGGATGCGTGCAGGACAGTCACCCGCCTGGCGGCGAGTCATCTGCAAA
- a CDS encoding cupin domain-containing protein: protein MSSPSLTKRPYVLSPEEGDAHWFAGGLMVAKTTGAETQGHFELIDQFLPPNYAAPRHIHRREDEAWWVLEGDATFFCGDGEFEAAPGSFVFLPMGIEHTFKVGPTGARLLTMAAPSGFADFV, encoded by the coding sequence ATGTCATCACCGTCGCTCACCAAGCGCCCGTACGTCCTCTCGCCCGAAGAGGGGGATGCCCACTGGTTCGCCGGGGGTCTCATGGTTGCGAAGACCACCGGGGCCGAGACCCAGGGGCACTTCGAGCTTATCGACCAGTTCCTGCCCCCCAACTACGCAGCCCCCCGGCACATCCATCGCCGGGAGGACGAGGCCTGGTGGGTGCTGGAGGGAGACGCGACCTTCTTCTGCGGTGATGGGGAATTCGAGGCGGCTCCCGGCAGCTTTGTCTTCCTCCCCATGGGCATCGAGCACACCTTCAAGGTAGGCCCCACCGGCGCCCGGCTTCTCACCATGGCAGCCCCGTCGGGCTTCGCCGACTTCGT